The Arachis ipaensis cultivar K30076 chromosome B07, Araip1.1, whole genome shotgun sequence genome includes a window with the following:
- the LOC107609579 gene encoding LOW QUALITY PROTEIN: SWI/SNF complex subunit SWI3B (The sequence of the model RefSeq protein was modified relative to this genomic sequence to represent the inferred CDS: deleted 2 bases in 1 codon) has translation MATNSPATAPPPPKPGDPPSSSTETTPPPPKQPPQPSPSPAKPEAPLSDSKPSTEATLVLVPSHSRWFSLHSIHQCEVRHLPEFFDSPSSSSKNPRVYKYYRNSIVKYFRYNPSRKITFTDVRKTLVGDVGSIRRVFDFLEAWGLINYLPSSSMNKPLKWDDKESKSESGSNTAEPPPPVRENTKRICSGCKAVCTIACFACDKYDLTLCARCYVRGNYRVGVSSSDFRRVEISEETKTDWSEKETLNLLEAVTHYGDDWKRVSQHVGGRTEKDCVAHFIKLPFGDQFLRYRDGGATDDTANQLRQNAAVAECDSEAGGAAEHSKRMRLTPLADASNPIMAQAAFLSALAGSEVAYSAAQAAVATLSEAYKTTKNHRSFPRNTSLQEAGIASNGGTSSDSSQASRFHANILLEKEELDVEKAISEIIEVQMKNIQDKLLRFENSDLMIEKECQQLEQMKNLLFLDQLSLLFQKQSAPKSGEHKGNGVKTN, from the exons ATGGCCACCAACTCTCCCGCCACAGCTCCGCCTCCACCCAAACCGGGTGACCCTCCTTCTTCTTCCACCGAAACCACACCGCCCCCTCCCAAGCAACCACCACAGCCCTCACCTTCTCCGGCGAAGCCCGAAGCCCCATTGTCTGACTCAAAACCCTCCACAGAAGCCACCCTCGTGCTGGTCCCCAGTCACTCGAGATGGTTCTCCTTACATTCCATTCACCAATGCGAGGTCCGCCACCTCCCCGAGTTCTTTGACTCCCCCTCTTCCTCCTCCAAGAACCCTAGGGTTTACAAGTACTACAGGAACTCCATAGTCAAGTACTTCCGTTACAACCCTTCCCGAAAAATCACCTTCACCGACGTCAGGAAAACCCTCGTCGGTGACGTCGGTTCCATCCGCAGAGTCTTCGATTTCCTCGAAGCATGGGGATTGATCAATTACCTTCCGTCTTCGTCCATGAACAAGCCCTTGAAGTGGGACGACAAAGAGTCCAAATCCGAATCTGGATCCAACACTGCCGAACCCCCACCACCTGTTCGAGAAAACACCAAGAGAATCTGCAGCGGATGCAAAGCCGTTTGCACCATTGCTTGCTTTGCTTGTGATAAG TATGATTTGACTCTGTGTGCGAGATGCTATGTTCGTGGGAATTATAGAGTGGGTGTGAGTTCTTCGGATTTTAGGCGAGTTGAGATAAGTGAAGAGACTAAGACGGATTGGAGTGAGAAGGAGACTCTGAATCTTCTGGAAGCCGTTACGCATTATGGTGATGACTGGAAGAGAGTTTCCCAGCATGTTGGTGGCAGGACAGAGAAGGACTGCGTTGCTCATTTCATCAAGCTTCCTTTTGGGGACCAGTTCCTGCGTTATCGAGATGGCGGTGCGACTGACGACACTGCAAATCAGCTGAGGCAGAATGCTGCTGTAGCCGAATGCGATTCAGAAGCTGGTGGTGCAGCCGAGCATAGTAAAAGAATGCGACTCACCCCTCTTGCCGATGCAAGCAACCCTATTATGGCTCAG GCTGCTTTTCTGTCAGCTCTGGCTGGATCAGAGGTTGCATATTCTGCTGCACAAGCTGCAGTGGCAACTCTCTCGGAGGCTTACAAAACAACTAAAAATCATCGATCATTCCCAAGAAACACATCACTACAAG AAGCTGGTATTGCATCTAATGGTGGTACCTCTTCAGATTCATCACAAGCATCTCGATTTCATGCAAATATACTGCTCGAAAAAGAAGAGTTAGATGTGGAAAAGGCAATTTCtgagattattgaagttcag ATGAAAAATATCCAAGACAAGCTTCTTCGTTTTGAGAATTCAGACTTGATGATAGAGAAAGAATGCCAGCAGTTGGAGCAAATGAAGAACTTGCTTTTCCTTGATCAGCTTTCTCTTTTATTTCAAAAGCAATCTGCACCAAAATCTGGAGAA CACAAAGGCAATGGTGTAAAGACAAATTGA
- the LOC107609691 gene encoding psbP domain-containing protein 3, chloroplastic isoform X3: protein MASVSWFCCLQMRPTPCHSTTPFAAPITTLHQQHHNPSSLSSTGEEGSSHGVHRRQLLVHTAAAAALLAPAALVPNASALNDWQVGTGEPDGFKSITAFYPQEASNSNVSVAITGVGPDFTKMESFGKVEEFAETLIGGLDRSWQRPPGVAAKLIDCKSSKASAMKPNSTQKMASGFYYIEYSLQNPGESRRTLYSAIGMASNGWYNRLYTVTGQFVEEETDKYASKVKKAVASFRFI from the exons ATGGCTTCCGTTTCGTGGTTCTGTTGTCTTCAAATGCGACCTACGCCATGCCACTCCACCACACCCTTCGCCGCACCCATAACAACACTTCACCAACAACACCACAACCCATCTTCACT TTCTTCTACCGGAGAGGAAGGATCATCACATGGTGTTCATAGAAGACAGCTACTTGTTCACACGGCAGCCGCAGCTGCATTATTAGCACCCGCAGCACTTGTTCCAAATGCATCAGCACTCAATG ATTGGCAAGTAGGAACAGGAGAGCCCGATGGGTTTAAATCGATTACCGCTTTCTACCCGCAAGAGGCTTCCAATTCCAATG TGAGCGTTGCCATCACAGGGGTGGGTCCGGATTTTACTAAGATGGAATCGTTTGGTAAAGTGGAAGAATTTGCCGAGACCCtg ATTGGTGGATTGGACAGAAGCTGGCAAAGACCACCGGGTGTGGCTGCCAAACTCATAGATTGTAAATCATCCAAGG CTTCAGCAATGAAGCCTAACTCAACTCAAAAAATGGCTTCAGGGTTTTATTACATAGAGTATTCGCTGCAAAATCCGGGTGAGAGTCGCAGAACCTTATATTCTGCTATTGGAATGGCATCAAATGGTTGGTATAACAGACTCTACACGGTGACAGGACAG TTTGTAGAAGAGGAAACTGACAAGTATGCTTCCAAAGTGAAAAAG GCTGTTGCATCATTTAGGTTCATATGA
- the LOC107609691 gene encoding psbP domain-containing protein 3, chloroplastic isoform X1, giving the protein MASVSWFCCLQMRPTPCHSTTPFAAPITTLHQQHHNPSSLSSTGEEGSSHGVHRRQLLVHTAAAAALLAPAALVPNASALNDVSTEEDVRIYTDDVNRFKIAIPPDWQVGTGEPDGFKSITAFYPQEASNSNVSVAITGVGPDFTKMESFGKVEEFAETLIGGLDRSWQRPPGVAAKLIDCKSSKASAMKPNSTQKMASGFYYIEYSLQNPGESRRTLYSAIGMASNGWYNRLYTVTGQFVEEETDKYASKVKKAVASFRFI; this is encoded by the exons ATGGCTTCCGTTTCGTGGTTCTGTTGTCTTCAAATGCGACCTACGCCATGCCACTCCACCACACCCTTCGCCGCACCCATAACAACACTTCACCAACAACACCACAACCCATCTTCACT TTCTTCTACCGGAGAGGAAGGATCATCACATGGTGTTCATAGAAGACAGCTACTTGTTCACACGGCAGCCGCAGCTGCATTATTAGCACCCGCAGCACTTGTTCCAAATGCATCAGCACTCAATG ATGTGTCTACTGAGGAGGATGTTCGTATTTACACTGATGATGTCAACAGGTTCAAGATAGCTATACCCCCAG ATTGGCAAGTAGGAACAGGAGAGCCCGATGGGTTTAAATCGATTACCGCTTTCTACCCGCAAGAGGCTTCCAATTCCAATG TGAGCGTTGCCATCACAGGGGTGGGTCCGGATTTTACTAAGATGGAATCGTTTGGTAAAGTGGAAGAATTTGCCGAGACCCtg ATTGGTGGATTGGACAGAAGCTGGCAAAGACCACCGGGTGTGGCTGCCAAACTCATAGATTGTAAATCATCCAAGG CTTCAGCAATGAAGCCTAACTCAACTCAAAAAATGGCTTCAGGGTTTTATTACATAGAGTATTCGCTGCAAAATCCGGGTGAGAGTCGCAGAACCTTATATTCTGCTATTGGAATGGCATCAAATGGTTGGTATAACAGACTCTACACGGTGACAGGACAG TTTGTAGAAGAGGAAACTGACAAGTATGCTTCCAAAGTGAAAAAG GCTGTTGCATCATTTAGGTTCATATGA
- the LOC107609691 gene encoding psbP domain-containing protein 3, chloroplastic isoform X4 produces the protein MASVSWFCCLQMRPTPCHSTTPFAAPITTLHQQHHNPSSLSSTGEEGSSHGVHRRQLLVHTAAAAALLAPAALVPNASALNDWQVGTGEPDGFKSITAFYPQEASNSNVSVAITGVGPDFTKMESFGKVEEFAETLIGGLDRSWQRPPGVAAKLIDCKSSKGFYYIEYSLQNPGESRRTLYSAIGMASNGWYNRLYTVTGQFVEEETDKYASKVKKAVASFRFI, from the exons ATGGCTTCCGTTTCGTGGTTCTGTTGTCTTCAAATGCGACCTACGCCATGCCACTCCACCACACCCTTCGCCGCACCCATAACAACACTTCACCAACAACACCACAACCCATCTTCACT TTCTTCTACCGGAGAGGAAGGATCATCACATGGTGTTCATAGAAGACAGCTACTTGTTCACACGGCAGCCGCAGCTGCATTATTAGCACCCGCAGCACTTGTTCCAAATGCATCAGCACTCAATG ATTGGCAAGTAGGAACAGGAGAGCCCGATGGGTTTAAATCGATTACCGCTTTCTACCCGCAAGAGGCTTCCAATTCCAATG TGAGCGTTGCCATCACAGGGGTGGGTCCGGATTTTACTAAGATGGAATCGTTTGGTAAAGTGGAAGAATTTGCCGAGACCCtg ATTGGTGGATTGGACAGAAGCTGGCAAAGACCACCGGGTGTGGCTGCCAAACTCATAGATTGTAAATCATCCAAGG GGTTTTATTACATAGAGTATTCGCTGCAAAATCCGGGTGAGAGTCGCAGAACCTTATATTCTGCTATTGGAATGGCATCAAATGGTTGGTATAACAGACTCTACACGGTGACAGGACAG TTTGTAGAAGAGGAAACTGACAAGTATGCTTCCAAAGTGAAAAAG GCTGTTGCATCATTTAGGTTCATATGA
- the LOC107609691 gene encoding psbP domain-containing protein 3, chloroplastic isoform X2: MASVSWFCCLQMRPTPCHSTTPFAAPITTLHQQHHNPSSLSSTGEEGSSHGVHRRQLLVHTAAAAALLAPAALVPNASALNDVSTEEDVRIYTDDVNRFKIAIPPDWQVGTGEPDGFKSITAFYPQEASNSNVSVAITGVGPDFTKMESFGKVEEFAETLIGGLDRSWQRPPGVAAKLIDCKSSKGFYYIEYSLQNPGESRRTLYSAIGMASNGWYNRLYTVTGQFVEEETDKYASKVKKAVASFRFI; encoded by the exons ATGGCTTCCGTTTCGTGGTTCTGTTGTCTTCAAATGCGACCTACGCCATGCCACTCCACCACACCCTTCGCCGCACCCATAACAACACTTCACCAACAACACCACAACCCATCTTCACT TTCTTCTACCGGAGAGGAAGGATCATCACATGGTGTTCATAGAAGACAGCTACTTGTTCACACGGCAGCCGCAGCTGCATTATTAGCACCCGCAGCACTTGTTCCAAATGCATCAGCACTCAATG ATGTGTCTACTGAGGAGGATGTTCGTATTTACACTGATGATGTCAACAGGTTCAAGATAGCTATACCCCCAG ATTGGCAAGTAGGAACAGGAGAGCCCGATGGGTTTAAATCGATTACCGCTTTCTACCCGCAAGAGGCTTCCAATTCCAATG TGAGCGTTGCCATCACAGGGGTGGGTCCGGATTTTACTAAGATGGAATCGTTTGGTAAAGTGGAAGAATTTGCCGAGACCCtg ATTGGTGGATTGGACAGAAGCTGGCAAAGACCACCGGGTGTGGCTGCCAAACTCATAGATTGTAAATCATCCAAGG GGTTTTATTACATAGAGTATTCGCTGCAAAATCCGGGTGAGAGTCGCAGAACCTTATATTCTGCTATTGGAATGGCATCAAATGGTTGGTATAACAGACTCTACACGGTGACAGGACAG TTTGTAGAAGAGGAAACTGACAAGTATGCTTCCAAAGTGAAAAAG GCTGTTGCATCATTTAGGTTCATATGA